One region of Canis aureus isolate CA01 chromosome 31, VMU_Caureus_v.1.0, whole genome shotgun sequence genomic DNA includes:
- the DNAJB11 gene encoding dnaJ homolog subfamily B member 11 isoform X2, with product MQLRSAHSCWRDFYKILGVPRSASIKDIKKAYRKLALQLHPDRNPDDPRAQEKFQDLGAAYEVLSDSEKRKQYDTYGEEGLKDGHQSSHGDIFSHFFGDFGFMFGGTPRQQDRNIPRGSDIIVDLEVTLEEVYAGNFVEVVRNKPVARQAPGKRKCNCRQEMRTTQLGPGRFQMTQEVVCDECPNVKLVNEERTLEVEIEPGVRDGMEYPFIGEGEPHVDGEPGDLRFRIKVVKHPIFERRGDDLYTNVTISLVESLVGFDMDITHLDGHKVHISRDKITRPGAKLWKKGEGLPNFDNNNIKGSLIITFDVDFPKEQLTEEAREGIKQLLNQGSVQKVYNGLQGY from the exons ATGCAGCTACGGTCAGCCCACAGCTGCTG GCGAGATTTCTATAAGATCTTGGGGGTGCCTCGCAGCGCCTctataaaagacattaaaaaggcCTACAGGAAACTAGCCCTGCAGCTTCATCCTGACCGGAACCCGGATGACCCACGAGCTCAGGAGAAATTCCAGGACCTAGGTGCTGCTTATGAG GTTCTGTCAGATAGTGAGAAACGAAAACAGTATGATACTTACGGTGAAGAGGGATTAAAAGATGGTCATCAGAGCTCCCATGGAGACATTTTTTCACA CTTCTTTGGAGATTTTGGTTTCATGTTTGGAGGAACCCCTCGTCAGCAAGACAGAAATATTCCAAGAGGCAGTGATATTATTGTAGATCTAGAAGTCACTTTGGAAGAAGTATATGCAGGAAATTTTGTGGAA GTAGTTAGAAACAAACCCGTGGCAAGACAGGCTCCAGGCAAACGAAAATGCAACTGCCGGCAGGAGATGCGGACTACCCAGCTGGGCCCAGGGCGCTTCCAGATGACCCAGGAGGTGGTCTGTGACGAGTGCCCTAATGTCAA ACTAGTGAATGAAGAACGAACACTAGAGGTAGAAATAGAACCTGGAGTGAGAGATGGAATGGAGTACCCCTTTATTGGAGAAG GTGAGCCTCATGTGGATGGAGAGCCAGGAGACCTGCGGTTCCGAATCAAAGTTGTCAA GCACCCAATATTTGAAAGGAGAGGAGATGATTTGTATACAAACGTGACAATCTCACTAGTCGAGTCTCTGGTGGGCTTTGATATGGATATTACTCACTTGGATGGCCACAAG GTACATATTTCCCGGGATAAGATCACAAGACCAGGAGCCAAGCtatggaagaaaggagaagggcTCCCCAACTTTGACAACAACAACATCAAGGGCTCTTTGATAATCACTTTTGATGTGGATTTTCCAAAAGAACAGTTAACAGAGGAAGCAAGAGAAG GTATCAAACAGCTTCTGAACCAAGGATCAGTGCAGAAGGTATACAATGGACTGCAAGGATATTAA
- the DNAJB11 gene encoding dnaJ homolog subfamily B member 11 isoform X1: MAPQNLGTLCLLLLYLLGAAIAGRDFYKILGVPRSASIKDIKKAYRKLALQLHPDRNPDDPRAQEKFQDLGAAYEVLSDSEKRKQYDTYGEEGLKDGHQSSHGDIFSHFFGDFGFMFGGTPRQQDRNIPRGSDIIVDLEVTLEEVYAGNFVEVVRNKPVARQAPGKRKCNCRQEMRTTQLGPGRFQMTQEVVCDECPNVKLVNEERTLEVEIEPGVRDGMEYPFIGEGEPHVDGEPGDLRFRIKVVKHPIFERRGDDLYTNVTISLVESLVGFDMDITHLDGHKVHISRDKITRPGAKLWKKGEGLPNFDNNNIKGSLIITFDVDFPKEQLTEEAREGIKQLLNQGSVQKVYNGLQGY; encoded by the exons ATGGCCCCGCAGAACCTGGGCACCCTCTGCCTGTTGCTGCTGTACCTCCTCGGGGCCGCGATCGCCGG GCGAGATTTCTATAAGATCTTGGGGGTGCCTCGCAGCGCCTctataaaagacattaaaaaggcCTACAGGAAACTAGCCCTGCAGCTTCATCCTGACCGGAACCCGGATGACCCACGAGCTCAGGAGAAATTCCAGGACCTAGGTGCTGCTTATGAG GTTCTGTCAGATAGTGAGAAACGAAAACAGTATGATACTTACGGTGAAGAGGGATTAAAAGATGGTCATCAGAGCTCCCATGGAGACATTTTTTCACA CTTCTTTGGAGATTTTGGTTTCATGTTTGGAGGAACCCCTCGTCAGCAAGACAGAAATATTCCAAGAGGCAGTGATATTATTGTAGATCTAGAAGTCACTTTGGAAGAAGTATATGCAGGAAATTTTGTGGAA GTAGTTAGAAACAAACCCGTGGCAAGACAGGCTCCAGGCAAACGAAAATGCAACTGCCGGCAGGAGATGCGGACTACCCAGCTGGGCCCAGGGCGCTTCCAGATGACCCAGGAGGTGGTCTGTGACGAGTGCCCTAATGTCAA ACTAGTGAATGAAGAACGAACACTAGAGGTAGAAATAGAACCTGGAGTGAGAGATGGAATGGAGTACCCCTTTATTGGAGAAG GTGAGCCTCATGTGGATGGAGAGCCAGGAGACCTGCGGTTCCGAATCAAAGTTGTCAA GCACCCAATATTTGAAAGGAGAGGAGATGATTTGTATACAAACGTGACAATCTCACTAGTCGAGTCTCTGGTGGGCTTTGATATGGATATTACTCACTTGGATGGCCACAAG GTACATATTTCCCGGGATAAGATCACAAGACCAGGAGCCAAGCtatggaagaaaggagaagggcTCCCCAACTTTGACAACAACAACATCAAGGGCTCTTTGATAATCACTTTTGATGTGGATTTTCCAAAAGAACAGTTAACAGAGGAAGCAAGAGAAG GTATCAAACAGCTTCTGAACCAAGGATCAGTGCAGAAGGTATACAATGGACTGCAAGGATATTAA
- the DNAJB11 gene encoding dnaJ homolog subfamily B member 11 isoform X3: MNEIPRLVTRRDFYKILGVPRSASIKDIKKAYRKLALQLHPDRNPDDPRAQEKFQDLGAAYEVLSDSEKRKQYDTYGEEGLKDGHQSSHGDIFSHFFGDFGFMFGGTPRQQDRNIPRGSDIIVDLEVTLEEVYAGNFVEVVRNKPVARQAPGKRKCNCRQEMRTTQLGPGRFQMTQEVVCDECPNVKLVNEERTLEVEIEPGVRDGMEYPFIGEGEPHVDGEPGDLRFRIKVVKHPIFERRGDDLYTNVTISLVESLVGFDMDITHLDGHKVHISRDKITRPGAKLWKKGEGLPNFDNNNIKGSLIITFDVDFPKEQLTEEAREGIKQLLNQGSVQKVYNGLQGY, translated from the exons ATGAATGAAATTCCCAGACTCGTCACCAG GCGAGATTTCTATAAGATCTTGGGGGTGCCTCGCAGCGCCTctataaaagacattaaaaaggcCTACAGGAAACTAGCCCTGCAGCTTCATCCTGACCGGAACCCGGATGACCCACGAGCTCAGGAGAAATTCCAGGACCTAGGTGCTGCTTATGAG GTTCTGTCAGATAGTGAGAAACGAAAACAGTATGATACTTACGGTGAAGAGGGATTAAAAGATGGTCATCAGAGCTCCCATGGAGACATTTTTTCACA CTTCTTTGGAGATTTTGGTTTCATGTTTGGAGGAACCCCTCGTCAGCAAGACAGAAATATTCCAAGAGGCAGTGATATTATTGTAGATCTAGAAGTCACTTTGGAAGAAGTATATGCAGGAAATTTTGTGGAA GTAGTTAGAAACAAACCCGTGGCAAGACAGGCTCCAGGCAAACGAAAATGCAACTGCCGGCAGGAGATGCGGACTACCCAGCTGGGCCCAGGGCGCTTCCAGATGACCCAGGAGGTGGTCTGTGACGAGTGCCCTAATGTCAA ACTAGTGAATGAAGAACGAACACTAGAGGTAGAAATAGAACCTGGAGTGAGAGATGGAATGGAGTACCCCTTTATTGGAGAAG GTGAGCCTCATGTGGATGGAGAGCCAGGAGACCTGCGGTTCCGAATCAAAGTTGTCAA GCACCCAATATTTGAAAGGAGAGGAGATGATTTGTATACAAACGTGACAATCTCACTAGTCGAGTCTCTGGTGGGCTTTGATATGGATATTACTCACTTGGATGGCCACAAG GTACATATTTCCCGGGATAAGATCACAAGACCAGGAGCCAAGCtatggaagaaaggagaagggcTCCCCAACTTTGACAACAACAACATCAAGGGCTCTTTGATAATCACTTTTGATGTGGATTTTCCAAAAGAACAGTTAACAGAGGAAGCAAGAGAAG GTATCAAACAGCTTCTGAACCAAGGATCAGTGCAGAAGGTATACAATGGACTGCAAGGATATTAA